Within uncultured Fusobacterium sp., the genomic segment TTTTTTCAAGAGTTTCTTTTAAACTTGTTATTTTTCTTCTACTACCAATAATTCCTATATATTTAGCTCCTCTATTTTTTACAAGGTTAAGAACAGCTTCATCAAGTAGGTGTCCTCTTGTAACTATGACTATATAAGTATTTTCATCTATTCTTTCCTTTGTTAAAATATCCTCAAAACTTCCTAAAGTAAGTTCAGGAACATCTGCTTTTAATTCCTCTCTATCATCTATTATTTTTAAATCAAAATCTAAAGTTTTAGCAACTTTAAAAAGTTTTTGTCCAACGTGTCCTGCACCACAGATTAAAAGTTTTGGAAAGGGTAAGAAAACTTTTATAAATCCTTTCATAGTTCCACCACAATTCATTTTTAACTCATCAGTAGTTGTAAGATTATATTCAAAAGTTTGACTCTCTCCAGTTTTTAAAAGTTCTTTAGCTTTGTCTATTACAACACTCTCTATTTTTCCACCACCAATAGTTCCCATAAGTTCATCTTCAAAAACTCCCATTATAGTTCCACCTTTTCTAGGAGTAGATCCTGTAGCTTCTGTAACTGTAACTAAAGCAGCTCTTTTTCCATTTTCTAAACTCTCTTCTATTTTTTTTAATATAGATATTTCCATAATACTCCTCCTATAGATTTCTCTGATTTTTTAAGTATAAGACAGCTTCTAAAACAGCACCACCAATAGCTCTTGCCTTATCTGAAATAGTGAAACAGTTTTGTTGTTCTTCCTCTCTTGGATCTATATCTGCCATCTTAAATCTCTCAGGAACTTCGTACCCATCTTTTATTAGTCCTCTCAATACTCCACTTATAGTTGCTTTTACATCACAATCATTAACTTTAGCAATAACTTGATCTTTTTCAACTATATCCCCTATTTTATTTATATTTTTAACCTTTCCAGCACAAGGACTATAAATTACTCTCTCTTTTCCTACTCCTTTTATTAATCCAGGAATACCTGTATTTTCCATAGGTTTTCCTTGAAGTATTAATTTTCCTAAATTGTGTCCTCTCATAGTTTCGATAACTATATCTACATCTTTACCAGCTTCAAAACCTGGACCTAAACCAATAGTAATAGGAGCCATATCCCTAGTTGTACCACAATTTTTTTTAGCCAATATAGCATCAACTACAGCTAACGGTTTAAGTTCTTTTATAATATCTCCATTTAAGTCGATTTTTAGTGGAATTTTATTTTCTTTCCAACAAGCTTGAATCTCGTCAAGAGTATTACAAAGTTTTGCTGTTATTCCTTCAATTGTCTTCTCTCCATCATAAATAGCTTCACAAAAAGCTACCTCTCTTCTTATTGCAGATGGTTTTTCTATTTCTAAAACTAAAACTTTAAAGCCAGCTCTAAATAATTTTTGTATACTACCAGTAGCAATATCTCCTCCACCTCTAACAATTATAATATCACTCATTATTTTCAACCCCTTTATCTACTTCTTTACTTTTAGCATAATCCAGTTTTCAGAATATGTCAACTCTCTTTTTTTATTCTTTTTTAGTATAGAAATATTTTAATAAATATGTTATATTAAGAGTGTAATATTATAGATTGATAAGAAGAGGAGAAAATGAAAGATAAGTTAGGAAGAGATATAGACTATTTAAGATTGTCTATTACTGATAGGTGCAATCTTAGATGTCAGTATTGTATGGGAGATAAGGATATTGTTTTTCTTCCCAAAGAGGAGCTTTTAACTGTTGAAGAGATTACTAAAGTAGTTGAAGTTTTTTCAGAATTGGGAATAAAAAAGATTCGTATAACTGGAGGGGAGCCTCTAGTTAGAAAAAACTTTAGGGAGATTATTGAAAGAATAAATAATCTTGATGTTATAGAGGAGATAAATATAACAACTAATGGTATCAGATTAGAAGAGGAACTAGAATTTTTATCAACTAAAA encodes:
- a CDS encoding XdhC/CoxI family protein; protein product: MEISILKKIEESLENGKRAALVTVTEATGSTPRKGGTIMGVFEDELMGTIGGGKIESVVIDKAKELLKTGESQTFEYNLTTTDELKMNCGGTMKGFIKVFLPFPKLLICGAGHVGQKLFKVAKTLDFDLKIIDDREELKADVPELTLGSFEDILTKERIDENTYIVIVTRGHLLDEAVLNLVKNRGAKYIGIIGSRRKITSLKETLEKNGEIRDNIYAPIGLKLSNGTPEEIAIEILAEILKIKNNGELVHRTIL
- the yqeB gene encoding selenium-dependent molybdenum cofactor biosynthesis protein YqeB gives rise to the protein MSDIIIVRGGGDIATGSIQKLFRAGFKVLVLEIEKPSAIRREVAFCEAIYDGEKTIEGITAKLCNTLDEIQACWKENKIPLKIDLNGDIIKELKPLAVVDAILAKKNCGTTRDMAPITIGLGPGFEAGKDVDIVIETMRGHNLGKLILQGKPMENTGIPGLIKGVGKERVIYSPCAGKVKNINKIGDIVEKDQVIAKVNDCDVKATISGVLRGLIKDGYEVPERFKMADIDPREEEQQNCFTISDKARAIGGAVLEAVLYLKNQRNL